A DNA window from Melanotaenia boesemani isolate fMelBoe1 chromosome 6, fMelBoe1.pri, whole genome shotgun sequence contains the following coding sequences:
- the fbl gene encoding rRNA 2'-O-methyltransferase fibrillarin isoform X1 → MKPGFSPRGDRGGFRGGRGGGGRGGFGDRGRGGFRGGRGGGFRSPDSGGFRGRGGGRGTPRGRGGGRGGFGGGRKVLIEPHRHEGVFICRGKEDALVTKNMVVGESVYGEKRISVEEGEAKTEYRAWNPFRSKLAAAILGGVDQIHIKPGAKVMYLGAASGTTVSHVSDIVGPDGLVYAVEFSHRSGRDLLNVAKKRTNIIPIIEDARHPHKYRMLVGMVDVIFADVAQPDQTRIVALNAHNFLKNGGHFVISIKANCIDSTAAPEAVFASEVKKMSSENMKPQEQLTLEPYERDHAVVVGIYRPPPKQKK, encoded by the exons ATGAAACCAG GTTTCAGTCCTCGTGGGGACAGAGGAGGattcagaggaggaagaggtggaggaggaagaggaggatttGGTGACCGTGGACGAGGAGGattcagaggaggaagag GTGGAGGGTTCAGGTCTCCAGACAGTGGAGGATTTCGAGGACGAGGAGGTGGCAGAGGGACCCCGagaggaaggggaggaggaagaggagggtttggaggagggaggaaggtCCTGATTGAGCCACACAGACATGAAG gcgTGTTTATCTGCAGAGGGAAGGAGGACGCCCTGGTGACGAAGAACATGGTGGTGGGAGAGTCTGTGTACGGCGAGAAGAGGATCAGCGTAGAG GAGGGAGAAGCGAAGACTGAATACAGAGCTTGGAATCCGTTCCGGTCCAAGCTGGCAGCGGCCATCTTGGGAGGTGTGGACCAGATCCACATCAAGCCCGGAGCAAAGGTCATGTACTTGGGCGCTGCCTCTGGAACCACTGTGTCCCACGTCTCAGACATCGTTGGACCA GACGGGCTGGTTTATGCTGTGGAGTTTTCCCATCGATCCGGTCGGGACCTTCTCAACGTGGCCAAGAAGCGGACCAACATCATTCCTATCATCGAAGATGCTCGACACCCTCACAAATACCGGATGCTGGTCG GAATGGTGGACGTTATATTTGCAGATGTTGCTCAGCCTGACCAGACCAGGATTGTCGCTCTGAATGCTCACAACTTCCTGAAGAACGGCGGACACTTTGTCATCTCAATAAAG GCTAACTGTATTGACTCCACGGCAGCTCCAGAGGCCGTGTTTGCTTCAGAGGTGAAGAAGATGAGCTCTGAGAACATGAAGCCACAGGAGCAGCTGACGCTGGAGCCCTATGAGAGGGACCACGCTGTGGTGGTCGGCATCTACAG ACCTCCACCCAAACAGAAGAAATGA
- the fbl gene encoding rRNA 2'-O-methyltransferase fibrillarin isoform X2 produces the protein MKPGFSPRGDRGGFRGGRGGGFRSPDSGGFRGRGGGRGTPRGRGGGRGGFGGGRKVLIEPHRHEGVFICRGKEDALVTKNMVVGESVYGEKRISVEEGEAKTEYRAWNPFRSKLAAAILGGVDQIHIKPGAKVMYLGAASGTTVSHVSDIVGPDGLVYAVEFSHRSGRDLLNVAKKRTNIIPIIEDARHPHKYRMLVGMVDVIFADVAQPDQTRIVALNAHNFLKNGGHFVISIKANCIDSTAAPEAVFASEVKKMSSENMKPQEQLTLEPYERDHAVVVGIYRPPPKQKK, from the exons ATGAAACCAG GTTTCAGTCCTCGTGGGGACAGAGGAGGattcagaggaggaagag GTGGAGGGTTCAGGTCTCCAGACAGTGGAGGATTTCGAGGACGAGGAGGTGGCAGAGGGACCCCGagaggaaggggaggaggaagaggagggtttggaggagggaggaaggtCCTGATTGAGCCACACAGACATGAAG gcgTGTTTATCTGCAGAGGGAAGGAGGACGCCCTGGTGACGAAGAACATGGTGGTGGGAGAGTCTGTGTACGGCGAGAAGAGGATCAGCGTAGAG GAGGGAGAAGCGAAGACTGAATACAGAGCTTGGAATCCGTTCCGGTCCAAGCTGGCAGCGGCCATCTTGGGAGGTGTGGACCAGATCCACATCAAGCCCGGAGCAAAGGTCATGTACTTGGGCGCTGCCTCTGGAACCACTGTGTCCCACGTCTCAGACATCGTTGGACCA GACGGGCTGGTTTATGCTGTGGAGTTTTCCCATCGATCCGGTCGGGACCTTCTCAACGTGGCCAAGAAGCGGACCAACATCATTCCTATCATCGAAGATGCTCGACACCCTCACAAATACCGGATGCTGGTCG GAATGGTGGACGTTATATTTGCAGATGTTGCTCAGCCTGACCAGACCAGGATTGTCGCTCTGAATGCTCACAACTTCCTGAAGAACGGCGGACACTTTGTCATCTCAATAAAG GCTAACTGTATTGACTCCACGGCAGCTCCAGAGGCCGTGTTTGCTTCAGAGGTGAAGAAGATGAGCTCTGAGAACATGAAGCCACAGGAGCAGCTGACGCTGGAGCCCTATGAGAGGGACCACGCTGTGGTGGTCGGCATCTACAG ACCTCCACCCAAACAGAAGAAATGA